Sequence from the Bryobacteraceae bacterium genome:
ATCGAATTGTCCAGCAAAGCGAGGTTGTCGTATCGATGGATTATGCAGTCCGGACGTTCGAATCCGAGACGACGGCCCGCGTCCTGGAAGCGGCGTGAGAGGATGTTCTCGTCGTCGTCGAGGCGAGGAATACAGGCGGCAATGAAATACAGTTCAATCTGCCTCGGCACTTGGGTCTCATTCCTAATCTCTTCAACAATCGTTTCCAGGCCGCTCAAGTTCTCTTCGTTTGGTAGAAAACAGATCGCTACCGCGTTTGGCAATTGCCGCGTGCAAATCCCGGCAACGTCGGTGTGCCCGGTTCGGGAGTCGACCAATACATAGTCAACACCCAGCTTGTCCCATTGGGCACGGAGGTCCTCGAAGAGGAGATAGCCCTCCTGTTGGCGATACAGCTTCTGCCAGTCAATGTCTCCCAGGCGCCCGCTGTATGTCTTGTTCCTCAGGCCGGAAGGCATGACGAGCATCTCACCCGTCACATTCGCAGTGTCCGCTGCCTCGCAAATGAACTGAGCGGCGTCGGGAGACACCCCGGTTTCGATGTAGGTTGTCACGAACTCCACGATGCCAGGAGACAGCCGCTTTGGCCGGAGCGGCTTGAAGGCATCCAAACCGGGAGCTTCGAGATCGAAATCCACCAAAAGGACACGCTTTCCATGCTGCGCCAAGTCCACAGCAACGTTGGCCAAGGCCAGGGAGCGCCCGACTCCACCCTTGAATGAGTAGAAGGTGATGACGTACATGATAGTCAGGCGGCCGGGCGCAGCGAAAAGCCCTTGCTCCTGGAGAGCCTGCCTCGAGTAATCTCAACGGTCCTGAAACGCCGCTGGAGGCTCTCCAGATCCGCATCATTCTCTTGTCGAGCCGACCGCTCTCGCAGTCGATCCAGGTTATCCTGGAATCCTATCAGGAACATGTAGTTGTTGAGAGCCATACTCTGTTGTGAGGCGCCGCACTCCCATCGCGACAACGACGCGACTCCGATCCCGGTTAGTTCACTCATCGCCGATTGAGTGAGGCCGAACCTGAGTCGGAGTTCCTGGATCTCCCGCGGCGTCATTATTCCGAGATGGCGACAGACAGCGTCGTGCCGAACTGACTCTCCGACCGCGTCGATGAACCGGTCTCCGCATGCGTTGCAGATGCGGAGCGGTAGTATGCACGAAAGAGTCACCGCATCGTCACCGACTCCGTAGTGGAACGGGTGCTCGATGAACTCCGTAGTCACGTCGGCACTGTCACAGGCGGGGCATTCGATGTGAGCCGTGTTGAGTTTCGCGTCCATGTCCATGCGTCTACCTCGTTGCGTTGTGGAAACTGCGTCCTTTGATCTTGTTTCCGTGCAGAGCCACCTTGACATAGATTCCGGGCTGGCCGACGGCACCATCAAGCACCATTTCGTATCCCGTGGCCCCCGGGGGAAATCTCAGG
This genomic interval carries:
- a CDS encoding type II toxin-antitoxin system MqsA family antitoxin, which gives rise to MDMDAKLNTAHIECPACDSADVTTEFIEHPFHYGVGDDAVTLSCILPLRICNACGDRFIDAVGESVRHDAVCRHLGIMTPREIQELRLRFGLTQSAMSELTGIGVASLSRWECGASQQSMALNNYMFLIGFQDNLDRLRERSARQENDADLESLQRRFRTVEITRGRLSRSKGFSLRPAA